Below is a window of bacterium DNA.
CGCCGGCGGGCCAGAGGCTGAGGAAGGGCTGGATGCTGTACTTGGCGAGCGTGCTCACCCGGGCCAAGGGGCCGCAGAGCTCGATGCGCGCGGGATCGACGGCCACTTCCTCCGCCGCTTCACGCAGCGCGGTCGCGGCGAGGTTGGCGTCGCCCGCTTCGCGCAGGCCGCCGGGAAAGGCCACCTGCCCGGCGTGGTCCGGGAGCGACGCGGCGCGGCGCAAGAAGAGCAGGGCAGGCTGTCCGGCTCGATCGAGCAGGGGCACGAGGA
It encodes the following:
- a CDS encoding CoA pyrophosphatase; translated protein: LVPLLDRAGQPALLFLRRAASLPDHAGQVAFPGGLREAGDANLAATALREAAEEVAVDPARIELCGPLARVSTLAKYSIQPFLSLWPAGDYGTASPAEVAQVFQVPLAWLADPAQSREVEIALPERRLRAPAWCWEDEIIWGATRRITLDLLQRLAAAGAAFGLE